In one Procambarus clarkii isolate CNS0578487 chromosome 29, FALCON_Pclarkii_2.0, whole genome shotgun sequence genomic region, the following are encoded:
- the LOC138369624 gene encoding uncharacterized protein: MIAIQMALEHAIAEPRQHVHEEVMDGTNKEVMEESNKDVVERTNKGVVERTNKGVVERTSKEVMEGTNKEVIEGTNKEVNEGTNKEAMEGTNKEGMDGTNKDIVEVTNKEVMKGTNKEVLVGTNEEVMEGTNKEVMEGTNKEILEGTNKEVMEGTNKEVLEGTNKEVMEGTNKEVLKGTNKEVLKGTNKEVMEGTNKEVL; this comes from the coding sequence ATGATAGCAATTCAAATGGCTTTGGAACATGCCATTGCTGAACCCCGACAACATGTTCATGAAGAAGTCATGGATGGAACCAATAAAGAAGTCATGGAAGAAAGTAATAAAGATGTCGTGGAAAGAACCAATAAAGGAGTCGTGGAAAGAACCAATAAAGGAGTCGTGGAAAGAACCAGTAAAGAAGtcatggaaggaaccaataaagaggtAATTGAAGGAACCAATAAAGAAGTAAATgaaggaaccaataaagaggccatggaaggaaccaataaagaggGCATGGATGGAACAAATAAAGATATCGTGGAAGTAACCAATAAGGAGGTCATGAaaggaaccaataaagaggtcTTGGTAGGAACCAATGAAGAGGtcatggaaggaaccaataaagaagtcatggaaggaaccaataaagagATTTTGGAAGGCACCAATAAAGAAGtcatggaaggaaccaataaagaggtcttggaaggaaccaataaagaggtcatggaaggaaccaataaagaggtcttgaaaggaaccaataaagaggtcttgaaaggaaccaataaagaggtcatggaaggaaccaataaagaggtcTTGTAA